One window of Methanothermobacter tenebrarum genomic DNA carries:
- a CDS encoding orc1/cdc6 family replication initiation protein → MNVFDELEGRKSVFKDRRFLDHRFLPDRLPHREEQIKAIAKYWVEALKGVTPPDITIYGKTGTGKTAVAKFAMKQLNEASRNSNVNVRTEYIRCTDYTTEYQVLARLCQQFGKDVPYRGWTKAEVINTFRSLFKKNVFGQDLILIVVLDEIDILLKNDGDGLLYTLTRTDNVSILSISNYVDFKKFIKPRVRSSLRDREIVFPPYAAPQLVDILKERSKLSFNDGALEDDVIPLCAALAAKEEGDARYALDLLRTAGEIADEQGSDVVKGEFVREAKDYIEHNKVTDIIMTLPSQQQRVLEAILYLTKRDEEITSGRLYEVYKKISQGDSVSYRRIFDFVNELELLGLISTNTVSRGRGKGRTNIIRLQCDTSVLENALWM, encoded by the coding sequence ATGAATGTATTTGATGAATTAGAAGGTAGGAAGTCAGTTTTTAAGGATCGGAGGTTTTTGGATCATAGGTTTTTACCGGACAGGTTACCTCACCGTGAAGAACAGATAAAGGCCATAGCTAAGTATTGGGTGGAGGCGCTTAAGGGTGTTACACCACCAGATATTACAATCTATGGGAAGACAGGAACTGGTAAAACTGCTGTGGCTAAATTTGCCATGAAACAGCTTAATGAAGCCTCTAGGAATTCTAATGTTAATGTGAGAACCGAATATATACGTTGTACAGACTACACTACAGAGTATCAAGTCCTGGCAAGATTGTGTCAACAGTTTGGAAAGGACGTTCCCTATCGTGGATGGACAAAGGCAGAAGTTATAAACACATTTAGGAGCCTCTTTAAAAAAAATGTTTTTGGACAGGATCTCATACTCATTGTAGTGCTCGATGAAATAGATATTCTACTTAAAAATGATGGAGATGGCCTATTATATACTCTGACACGCACCGATAATGTTTCGATACTTTCAATTAGCAATTATGTAGATTTTAAGAAATTCATAAAACCCAGGGTAAGGAGCAGTTTAAGGGATCGTGAGATTGTTTTCCCACCATATGCCGCGCCACAGTTAGTTGACATACTCAAGGAACGTTCAAAGTTATCATTCAATGATGGGGCGCTCGAAGACGATGTTATACCCTTATGCGCTGCTTTAGCCGCTAAAGAAGAGGGTGATGCTCGCTATGCCCTGGATCTTTTAAGAACCGCGGGGGAAATAGCAGATGAACAAGGTTCTGATGTTGTTAAGGGAGAGTTTGTAAGGGAAGCAAAGGATTATATCGAACATAACAAGGTCACTGATATTATCATGACACTTCCAAGTCAACAACAAAGGGTATTAGAAGCCATACTTTATCTCACTAAACGGGATGAAGAGATAACATCAGGCAGGCTTTATGAGGTTTACAAGAAAATATCACAGGGGGATTCTGTCTCCTATAGGCGAATATTTGATTTCGTTAACGAATTAGAATTGTTAGGACTCATATCTACTAATACTGTTTCAAGGGGTAGGGGAAAGGGCAGAACCAATATTATAAGATTGCAATGTGACACGTCAGTCCTTGAGAACGCCCTTTGGATGTAA
- the pyrB gene encoding aspartate carbamoyltransferase has translation MGFQLENVISIKDFTKKDIEFILKEAEKMEPIARSQKTSKILSGKILGMMFYEPSTRTRLSFEASMKRLGGSVIGFSEAAESAATKGETLADAARVVACYADAIVIRHNAEGAARYISDIIDIPVINAGDGAGQHPTQTLLDLYTMKRIFDNIEGLKVALIGDLKYGRTVHSLAYALAMFNVDMIFVSPKELKMPRDIIHDLKEQRISVHETTRITEVIDDVDVLYVTRIQKERFPDPEEYSKIKGAYRIDAKMLNGKDVIVMHPLPRVDEISVDVDALPQCKYFQQAFYGVPVRMALLKALIK, from the coding sequence TTGGGCTTCCAGTTAGAAAATGTCATATCAATAAAAGATTTCACAAAAAAGGACATCGAATTCATATTAAAAGAAGCGGAAAAAATGGAGCCCATTGCCCGCTCCCAAAAAACCTCAAAGATACTCTCAGGTAAAATATTGGGCATGATGTTCTATGAGCCTTCAACCAGGACAAGACTGTCATTCGAAGCATCCATGAAAAGACTGGGAGGAAGCGTAATAGGATTCTCAGAAGCCGCTGAAAGTGCAGCCACTAAAGGAGAAACACTAGCAGACGCTGCGAGAGTTGTAGCATGTTACGCCGATGCAATCGTAATAAGACATAATGCAGAAGGAGCAGCCCGTTACATTTCAGACATCATAGATATACCGGTCATAAATGCTGGTGATGGTGCAGGCCAGCACCCCACACAGACACTCCTCGACCTTTACACCATGAAAAGGATATTCGATAATATAGAGGGTCTAAAGGTAGCCCTAATCGGCGACCTTAAATATGGTAGGACGGTCCACTCCCTCGCATATGCACTTGCCATGTTCAACGTGGACATGATATTTGTATCCCCAAAAGAACTTAAAATGCCACGTGACATCATCCATGATCTCAAAGAACAAAGGATATCTGTCCATGAAACCACTAGGATTACGGAAGTTATAGATGATGTTGATGTACTTTATGTGACAAGGATACAAAAGGAAAGATTCCCAGATCCAGAGGAATATTCCAAGATTAAAGGTGCATATCGAATAGATGCTAAAATGTTAAATGGTAAGGATGTTATAGTAATGCATCCACTCCCCCGGGTAGATGAAATATCAGTGGATGTGGATGCCCTGCCACAGTGTAAGTATTTCCAACAAGCATTCTATGGCGTGCCAGTGAGAATGGCCCTCCTAAAAGCGCTTATAAAATAG
- a CDS encoding tRNA (adenine-N1)-methyltransferase → MKILIDERGKKYMPPKDEDFQTDLGIIKREKIEESSPGDELKTHLGRKFKVIEANINDFIELMERKSSIILPKDIGTVISYTGLGSGQRVLDAGTGSGSVALTLANIVGGTGKVYTYEIREDFATLARKNIKNSGMKNIILKNKDIKEGIEEKNLDLIFLDLPRSWEIIEDAKNALKDGGWLVFYNPYIEPVKIIHEKAKKCGFKEVKTVEVITREIEIKKKGTRPRTRMIGHTGYLTFTRKI, encoded by the coding sequence TTGAAAATTCTAATAGATGAAAGGGGCAAAAAATACATGCCCCCAAAAGATGAAGACTTCCAAACAGACCTGGGGATAATAAAAAGAGAAAAGATAGAGGAAAGCAGCCCAGGGGATGAACTGAAAACGCACCTTGGGAGAAAATTCAAGGTAATAGAAGCCAATATCAACGATTTCATAGAATTAATGGAAAGAAAATCATCAATTATCCTCCCCAAGGACATCGGAACAGTCATCTCATACACAGGCCTTGGGAGCGGTCAAAGAGTATTAGATGCAGGTACAGGTTCAGGGAGTGTTGCACTAACCCTCGCAAATATAGTAGGGGGTACAGGCAAAGTCTATACTTATGAGATAAGAGAAGACTTCGCAACATTAGCCAGAAAGAATATCAAAAATTCTGGGATGAAAAATATAATCCTTAAAAATAAAGATATAAAAGAGGGTATAGAAGAGAAAAACTTAGATCTCATATTCCTGGACCTCCCCAGATCCTGGGAGATCATAGAAGACGCCAAGAACGCCCTAAAGGATGGAGGATGGCTTGTATTCTACAATCCATACATAGAACCTGTTAAAATCATCCATGAAAAGGCTAAAAAGTGCGGATTTAAAGAGGTAAAAACTGTTGAAGTTATTACAAGAGAAATTGAAATAAAAAAGAAGGGTACACGGCCCCGCACACGGATGATCGGACACACAGGTTATCTTACATTCACCCGAAAAATATAG
- a CDS encoding DEAD/DEAH box helicase, with translation MVKYIKHPLIKPEKIEARLYQQKIAANVLKKGNSMIVAPTALGKTVIAVLIAAERLQEYKKSKILILAPSKPLTIQHEDSFREFLTVPCTSITGAVNPTERVKRWKESQIICATPQTVESDIINGRYDLKDVSLIVFDECHHAIGSYSYVYLASRYQKEAQNPLILGLTASPGFEKEKIEKVCENLFIKEIIIKTEDDPDVSPYFNPIEIEWIKVKMGSTLKNIKKHLEKARKHRLKMLKHLHIIPTVTVTKKDLLKARGKVQNIIARTTNPPKKYYMGISLLAAAINIEHAIELLETQGISTLHQYFLRLQKKSTRAAKSLIADSNFSRAMIETRRAYKRGIEHPKLDKLMKILKKELKKEDIKRIIVFTQFRDTVEQIYKKCKEENIKAAKFYGQGTRTGTKGLTQKEQKEIIKAFRIGKYDILISTSVAEEGMDIPAVDLVILYEPVPSEIRMIQRRGRTGRKKMGRMMVMITEKTRDEAYYWSSIHKENKMKKHLQKAKNMKIEIKSGAAEHQKTMQGEYVVYADSREVNSRVLRELTRMDVKVIIKPMAVADYQVSDEVAIERKTTQDFINSLIDKRLYKQARELVKEFKKPIMILEGEDLYSAFINPNAIRGAIASIAVDFGIPIIPTRSPEDTAAMIKRIAVREQSEEKVEIQIRTEKKPLTLKERQLFVVESLPHIGSVNARKLLKHFKTIKDLVNASEKELKKVEGIGEKIAREIRKVLDSEFEG, from the coding sequence ATGGTAAAATATATCAAACATCCCCTCATAAAACCAGAGAAAATCGAAGCCAGACTATACCAACAAAAAATCGCAGCAAACGTCCTCAAAAAAGGCAATTCCATGATAGTAGCCCCAACAGCCCTGGGCAAAACCGTTATCGCCGTACTAATAGCCGCTGAAAGACTGCAAGAATATAAAAAATCAAAAATCCTAATTCTCGCACCAAGCAAACCACTCACAATACAACACGAAGACAGCTTCCGAGAATTCCTAACAGTACCATGCACATCCATCACAGGCGCCGTCAACCCCACAGAACGCGTTAAACGCTGGAAAGAATCCCAGATAATATGTGCAACACCCCAAACAGTCGAATCCGACATAATAAATGGAAGATACGACCTCAAGGACGTTTCACTCATAGTCTTTGACGAATGCCACCATGCAATAGGCTCATACTCATACGTCTACCTGGCATCACGCTACCAAAAAGAAGCCCAAAACCCTCTCATCCTAGGACTGACAGCATCCCCCGGCTTTGAAAAAGAAAAAATAGAAAAAGTATGCGAAAACCTATTCATAAAAGAAATAATCATAAAAACAGAAGACGACCCAGACGTATCACCATATTTCAACCCCATAGAAATAGAATGGATAAAAGTCAAAATGGGAAGCACCCTAAAAAATATAAAAAAGCACCTGGAAAAAGCCCGCAAACACCGACTAAAAATGCTAAAACACCTCCACATCATACCCACAGTAACAGTAACCAAGAAAGACCTCCTCAAGGCCAGGGGAAAAGTCCAAAACATCATCGCGAGGACAACAAACCCGCCCAAAAAATACTACATGGGAATATCACTACTAGCCGCGGCCATCAACATAGAACACGCCATCGAACTCCTAGAAACACAGGGCATAAGCACACTACACCAATACTTCCTAAGATTACAAAAGAAGAGTACAAGAGCAGCTAAAAGCCTCATAGCAGATTCAAATTTTTCACGTGCAATGATAGAGACAAGAAGAGCATACAAGAGGGGAATAGAACACCCAAAACTTGACAAGCTAATGAAAATACTTAAAAAGGAACTTAAAAAAGAAGACATAAAAAGGATCATCGTATTCACACAATTCAGGGACACAGTAGAACAAATATACAAAAAATGCAAAGAAGAAAACATAAAAGCAGCTAAATTCTACGGCCAGGGCACCAGAACAGGGACCAAAGGCCTAACACAAAAAGAACAAAAAGAGATCATAAAAGCATTCCGCATAGGAAAATATGACATCCTCATCTCAACTAGCGTCGCGGAAGAAGGGATGGACATACCAGCCGTCGACCTTGTAATCCTATACGAACCAGTACCATCAGAGATAAGAATGATACAAAGACGCGGCCGTACCGGGAGGAAAAAAATGGGCCGCATGATGGTGATGATAACCGAAAAAACCCGAGACGAAGCATACTACTGGTCGAGCATACACAAAGAAAATAAAATGAAAAAACACCTCCAAAAGGCTAAAAACATGAAAATAGAGATAAAATCAGGAGCCGCAGAACACCAAAAGACCATGCAGGGCGAATATGTTGTCTATGCCGATTCGAGAGAGGTTAATTCACGAGTTTTAAGGGAATTAACTAGAATGGACGTTAAAGTAATCATAAAACCGATGGCGGTTGCAGACTACCAGGTCAGCGACGAAGTTGCCATAGAAAGAAAAACAACACAGGATTTCATAAATTCACTCATCGACAAAAGACTCTACAAACAAGCAAGAGAACTTGTAAAAGAATTTAAAAAACCAATCATGATACTGGAGGGGGAGGATCTCTACTCAGCATTCATCAACCCAAATGCCATAAGAGGGGCCATAGCATCCATCGCAGTAGACTTCGGGATACCAATAATCCCAACAAGATCGCCAGAGGATACCGCTGCCATGATAAAAAGGATAGCAGTCCGTGAACAATCAGAAGAAAAGGTGGAGATACAAATAAGAACCGAGAAAAAGCCATTAACCTTAAAAGAAAGGCAACTATTCGTTGTAGAATCACTACCACATATAGGTTCTGTGAACGCGAGAAAACTCCTCAAACACTTCAAAACAATAAAAGACCTGGTAAACGCTTCTGAAAAAGAATTGAAAAAGGTAGAGGGTATAGGTGAAAAAATAGCACGGGAAATTCGCAAAGTCCTAGACTCCGAATTCGAAGGGTGA